One region of Armatimonadota bacterium genomic DNA includes:
- a CDS encoding small multi-drug export protein translates to MSLWWIATLSLVPWVELRGAIPVALAQGHPPLQTFLLCTLTNLLVIIPGWITLDLCYHRFLSRIGWIARRMERVRRQGTPYVQRYKILGLALFVAVPLPGTGAYAGTLLAWLLGLPRGKAWASIAIGVVTAGLVVTAVSTGAVEGLRLVR, encoded by the coding sequence ATGAGCCTGTGGTGGATCGCGACCCTGAGCCTGGTGCCGTGGGTGGAGCTGCGGGGCGCCATCCCGGTGGCCCTCGCGCAGGGCCACCCGCCGCTCCAGACCTTCCTCCTCTGCACCCTCACCAACCTCCTGGTCATCATCCCCGGGTGGATCACCCTTGACCTGTGCTACCACCGGTTTCTCTCCCGGATCGGGTGGATCGCGCGGCGGATGGAGCGGGTCCGCCGTCAGGGAACGCCCTACGTGCAGCGGTACAAGATCCTGGGCCTTGCCCTGTTCGTGGCCGTACCCCTCCCAGGCACGGGCGCCTACGCGGGCACCCTCCTCGCGTGGTTGCTGGGACTCCCCCGGGGTAAGGCGTGGGCGTCCATCGCGATCGGGGTAGTCACCGCGGGCCTGGTGGTGACGGCGGTCTCCACCGGGGCGGTGGAGGGCCTGCGGCTCGTTCGGTAG